From the Thermus hydrothermalis genome, the window AAGGACATTGAGGCCTTCTGCCGCCAACACCTGGCCGCTTACAAGGTGCCCCGCATCATTGTCTTCCGGGAAAGCCTCCCCAAGTCCAGCGTGGGGAAGATCCTGAAGCGGGAGCTCACCAAAGCGCTCGGGCCAAGGCGGTAGGATAGCCCCATGGGCAAGGTTTACAAGAAGGTGG encodes:
- a CDS encoding AMP-binding enzyme, translating into KDIEAFCRQHLAAYKVPRIIVFRESLPKSSVGKILKRELTKALGPRR